A single Anopheles funestus chromosome 2RL, idAnoFuneDA-416_04, whole genome shotgun sequence DNA region contains:
- the LOC125761036 gene encoding segment polarity protein dishevelled isoform X1 — protein sequence MDDKNSTGSGGGGGGSSTGGGSGGGGGETKVIYHIDDETTPYLVKIPLPAPQVTLKDFKLVLNKQNINYKYFFKSMDADFGVVKEEIADDSTILPCFNGKVVSWLVTADGSNQSDCSELQPTEMIDGRPTLAQLRSMNKPTMNNMMNMPMNPLTYQSASVVSSDLDSTSLFETESEITLDRDMTECSSVQRLQVRKKPQRRKKRAPSMSRTSSYSSITDSTMSLNIITVQINMDTVNFLGISIVGQSNRGGDGGIYVGSIMKGGAVALDGRIEPGDMILQVNDVNFENMTNDEAVRVLREVVQKPGPIKLVVAKCWDPNPKGYFTIPRTEPVRPIDPGAWVAHTAALRSQDTINTDLPESVLERLHADMDMKDIVRAMTKPDSGLEIRDRMWLKITIPNAFIGADVVNWILEHVDGIGDRREARKYVSVMLRRGYIKHTVNKLTFSEQCYYVVGNGIRQDISNMSLEDTESMLSDIAPLPNPPIYMTYSGNYNPSHGYQPIQYGCTGERHPSSGSSSSDILTSKDTSASQSDLAAVIQQTNQMTIANASNKSSGSSNRGNEQDISATLRFGEGKSNGDFKTTRVGSGGGGIGGKLISTNDDEGYEDSIYFQHQPMQPTLQHQQQQQHPLQHQQSFGRNGSGRKEPGHIYNNQ from the exons ATGGACGATAAAAACTCAACCGGAAGTGGCGGAGGAGGTGGTGGCAGCAGCACAGGTGGTGGaagtggtggcggtggtggcgaAACGAAAGTGATCTATCACATCGACGATGAAACGACACCGTACCTAGTGAAGATACCGTTACCGGCGCCACAGGTGACACTGAAAGACTTCAAGCTGGTACTGAACAAGCAGAACATCAACTACAAATACTTTTTCAAATCGATGGATGCGGACTTTGGCGTGGTAAAGGAGGAGATCGCGGACGACTCGACCATTCTGCCGTGTTTTAATGGAAAGGTCGTTTCGTGGTTGGTCACTGCGGACGGCTCAAATCAGTCCGACTGTTCCGAGCTGCAGCCAACGGAGATGATCGATGGACGACCAACATTGGCCCAGCTGCGCAGTATGAATAAACCGACGATGAACAATATGATGAATATGCCAATGAATCCGCTCACCTACCAGTCGGCATCGGTCGTATCGAGTGATCTTGATTCGACCAGCCTCTTTGAAACGGAAAGCGAAATAACGCTCGATCGCGACATGACGGAGTGCAGCAGCGTGCAGCGGTTGCAAGTACGCAAGAAGCCCCAGCGGCGTAAAAAGCGCGCCCCATCGATGTCACGCACTTCGTCCTACAGCTCGATCACCGATTCGACGATGTCGCTCAACATTATCACGGTGCAGATTAACATGGATACAGTGAATTTCCTAGGCATCTCTATTGTGGGACAGTCGAACCGGGGCGGCGATGGTGGCATTTACGTCGGTAGCATAATGAAAGGAGGTGCGGTTGCACTGGATGGGCGAATCGAGCCGGGTGACATGATACTGCAAGTGAACGACGTGAACTTTGAGAACATGACCAACGACGAAGCCGTCCGGGTGTTGCGTGAGGTAGTGCAAAAACCGGGCCCAATCAAGCTAGTGGTGGCCAAATGCTGGGACCCAAACCCGAAGGGATATTTTACGATTCCGCGCACCGAACCGGTACGACCGATCGATCCGGGTGCGTGGGTAGCACACACGGCGGCACTACGCTCGCAGGATACGATCAACACCGATCTGCCCGAATCGGTGCTTGAACGCCTGCATGCCGATATGGACATGAAAGATATTGTACGTGCAATGACAAAGCCCGACAGTGGGCTTGAGATTCGTGACCGCATGTGGTTGAAGATCACCATCCCGAATGCATTTATCGGTGCGGACGTTGTCAACTGGATACTGGAACACGTGGACGGTATAGGCGATCGTAGGGAGGCTCGCAAGTACGTCTCAGTGATGTTGAGGCGTGGCTATATCAAGCATACGGTCAACAAGCTAACGTTCTCGGAACAATGCTATTACGTCGTCGGTAATGGCATCCGACAGGATATCTCGAACATGTCGCTCGAGGACACGGAAAGCATGCTGAGCGACATCGCGCCACTGCCGAATCCGCCAATCTACATGACGTACTCCGGCAACTACAACCCGTCGCATGGCTATCAACCGATCCAGTATGGGTGCACCGGTGAGCGGCATCCGTCGTCCGGATCGAGCAGCTCAGATATCCTCACGAGCAAGGACACGTCGGCATCCCAGAGTGACCTTGCAGCCGTCATACAGCAGACCAACCAGATGACGATCGCGAACGCATCGAACAAATCTTCCGGATCCTCGAACCGCGGTAATGAGCAAGACATTTCAG CTACACTTCGTTTCGGTGAAGGAAAAAGCAACGGAG ACTTTAAGACAACGAGAGTGGGCAGCGGCGGTGGTGGCATCGGTGGCAAGCTGATCAGCACGAACGATGACGAGGGATATGAGGACAGCATCTACTTCCAGCATCAACCGATGCAACCGACTctgcagcatcagcagcagcagcagcatccacTACAGCATCAGCAATCGTTCGGCCGGAATGGCAGTGGCCGAAAGGAACCGGGACACATCTACAACAATCAGTAG
- the LOC125761036 gene encoding segment polarity protein dishevelled isoform X3, which produces MDDKNSTGSGGGGGGSSTGGGSGGGGGETKVIYHIDDETTPYLVKIPLPAPQVTLKDFKLVLNKQNINYKYFFKSMDADFGVVKEEIADDSTILPCFNGKVVSWLVTADGSNQSDCSELQPTEMIDGRPTLAQLRSMNKPTMNNMMNMPMNPLTYQSASVVSSDLDSTSLFETESEITLDRDMTECSSVQRLQVRKKPQRRKKRAPSMSRTSSYSSITDSTMSLNIITVQINMDTVNFLGISIVGQSNRGGDGGIYVGSIMKGGAVALDGRIEPGDMILQVNDVNFENMTNDEAVRVLREVVQKPGPIKLVVAKCWDPNPKGYFTIPRTEPVRPIDPGAWVAHTAALRSQDTINTDLPESVLERLHADMDMKDIVRAMTKPDSGLEIRDRMWLKITIPNAFIGADVVNWILEHVDGIGDRREARKYVSVMLRRGYIKHTVNKLTFSEQCYYVVGNGIRQDISNMSLEDTESMLSDIAPLPNPPIYMTYSGNYNPSHGYQPIQYGCTGERHPSSGSSSSDILTSKDTSASQSDLAAVIQQTNQMTIANASNKSSGSSNRGNEQDISDFKTTRVGSGGGGIGGKLISTNDDEGYEDSIYFQHQPMQPTLQHQQQQQHPLQHQQSFGRNGSGRKEPGHIYNNQ; this is translated from the exons ATGGACGATAAAAACTCAACCGGAAGTGGCGGAGGAGGTGGTGGCAGCAGCACAGGTGGTGGaagtggtggcggtggtggcgaAACGAAAGTGATCTATCACATCGACGATGAAACGACACCGTACCTAGTGAAGATACCGTTACCGGCGCCACAGGTGACACTGAAAGACTTCAAGCTGGTACTGAACAAGCAGAACATCAACTACAAATACTTTTTCAAATCGATGGATGCGGACTTTGGCGTGGTAAAGGAGGAGATCGCGGACGACTCGACCATTCTGCCGTGTTTTAATGGAAAGGTCGTTTCGTGGTTGGTCACTGCGGACGGCTCAAATCAGTCCGACTGTTCCGAGCTGCAGCCAACGGAGATGATCGATGGACGACCAACATTGGCCCAGCTGCGCAGTATGAATAAACCGACGATGAACAATATGATGAATATGCCAATGAATCCGCTCACCTACCAGTCGGCATCGGTCGTATCGAGTGATCTTGATTCGACCAGCCTCTTTGAAACGGAAAGCGAAATAACGCTCGATCGCGACATGACGGAGTGCAGCAGCGTGCAGCGGTTGCAAGTACGCAAGAAGCCCCAGCGGCGTAAAAAGCGCGCCCCATCGATGTCACGCACTTCGTCCTACAGCTCGATCACCGATTCGACGATGTCGCTCAACATTATCACGGTGCAGATTAACATGGATACAGTGAATTTCCTAGGCATCTCTATTGTGGGACAGTCGAACCGGGGCGGCGATGGTGGCATTTACGTCGGTAGCATAATGAAAGGAGGTGCGGTTGCACTGGATGGGCGAATCGAGCCGGGTGACATGATACTGCAAGTGAACGACGTGAACTTTGAGAACATGACCAACGACGAAGCCGTCCGGGTGTTGCGTGAGGTAGTGCAAAAACCGGGCCCAATCAAGCTAGTGGTGGCCAAATGCTGGGACCCAAACCCGAAGGGATATTTTACGATTCCGCGCACCGAACCGGTACGACCGATCGATCCGGGTGCGTGGGTAGCACACACGGCGGCACTACGCTCGCAGGATACGATCAACACCGATCTGCCCGAATCGGTGCTTGAACGCCTGCATGCCGATATGGACATGAAAGATATTGTACGTGCAATGACAAAGCCCGACAGTGGGCTTGAGATTCGTGACCGCATGTGGTTGAAGATCACCATCCCGAATGCATTTATCGGTGCGGACGTTGTCAACTGGATACTGGAACACGTGGACGGTATAGGCGATCGTAGGGAGGCTCGCAAGTACGTCTCAGTGATGTTGAGGCGTGGCTATATCAAGCATACGGTCAACAAGCTAACGTTCTCGGAACAATGCTATTACGTCGTCGGTAATGGCATCCGACAGGATATCTCGAACATGTCGCTCGAGGACACGGAAAGCATGCTGAGCGACATCGCGCCACTGCCGAATCCGCCAATCTACATGACGTACTCCGGCAACTACAACCCGTCGCATGGCTATCAACCGATCCAGTATGGGTGCACCGGTGAGCGGCATCCGTCGTCCGGATCGAGCAGCTCAGATATCCTCACGAGCAAGGACACGTCGGCATCCCAGAGTGACCTTGCAGCCGTCATACAGCAGACCAACCAGATGACGATCGCGAACGCATCGAACAAATCTTCCGGATCCTCGAACCGCGGTAATGAGCAAGACATTTCAG ACTTTAAGACAACGAGAGTGGGCAGCGGCGGTGGTGGCATCGGTGGCAAGCTGATCAGCACGAACGATGACGAGGGATATGAGGACAGCATCTACTTCCAGCATCAACCGATGCAACCGACTctgcagcatcagcagcagcagcagcatccacTACAGCATCAGCAATCGTTCGGCCGGAATGGCAGTGGCCGAAAGGAACCGGGACACATCTACAACAATCAGTAG
- the LOC125761036 gene encoding segment polarity protein dishevelled isoform X2 — protein sequence MDDKNSTGSGGGGGGSSTGGGSGGGGGETKVIYHIDDETTPYLVKIPLPAPQVTLKDFKLVLNKQNINYKYFFKSMDADFGVVKEEIADDSTILPCFNGKVVSWLVTADGSNQSDCSELQPTEMIDGRPTLAQLRSMNKPTMNNMMNMPMNPLTYQSASVVSSDLDSTSLFETESEITLDRDMTECSSVQRLQVRKKPQRRKKRAPSMSRTSSYSSITDSTMSLNIITVQINMDTVNFLGISIVGQSNRGGDGGIYVGSIMKGGAVALDGRIEPGDMILQVNDVNFENMTNDEAVRVLREVVQKPGPIKLVVAKCWDPNPKGYFTIPRTEPVRPIDPGAWVAHTAALRSQDTINTDLPESVLERLHADMDMKDIVRAMTKPDSGLEIRDRMWLKITIPNAFIGADVVNWILEHVDGIGDRREARKYVSVMLRRGYIKHTVNKLTFSEQCYYVVGNGIRQDISNMSLEDTESMLSDIAPLPNPPIYMTYSGNYNPSHGYQPIQYGCTGERHPSSGSSSSDILTSKDTSASQSDLAAVIQQTNQMTIANASNKSSGSSNRATLRFGEGKSNGDFKTTRVGSGGGGIGGKLISTNDDEGYEDSIYFQHQPMQPTLQHQQQQQHPLQHQQSFGRNGSGRKEPGHIYNNQ from the exons ATGGACGATAAAAACTCAACCGGAAGTGGCGGAGGAGGTGGTGGCAGCAGCACAGGTGGTGGaagtggtggcggtggtggcgaAACGAAAGTGATCTATCACATCGACGATGAAACGACACCGTACCTAGTGAAGATACCGTTACCGGCGCCACAGGTGACACTGAAAGACTTCAAGCTGGTACTGAACAAGCAGAACATCAACTACAAATACTTTTTCAAATCGATGGATGCGGACTTTGGCGTGGTAAAGGAGGAGATCGCGGACGACTCGACCATTCTGCCGTGTTTTAATGGAAAGGTCGTTTCGTGGTTGGTCACTGCGGACGGCTCAAATCAGTCCGACTGTTCCGAGCTGCAGCCAACGGAGATGATCGATGGACGACCAACATTGGCCCAGCTGCGCAGTATGAATAAACCGACGATGAACAATATGATGAATATGCCAATGAATCCGCTCACCTACCAGTCGGCATCGGTCGTATCGAGTGATCTTGATTCGACCAGCCTCTTTGAAACGGAAAGCGAAATAACGCTCGATCGCGACATGACGGAGTGCAGCAGCGTGCAGCGGTTGCAAGTACGCAAGAAGCCCCAGCGGCGTAAAAAGCGCGCCCCATCGATGTCACGCACTTCGTCCTACAGCTCGATCACCGATTCGACGATGTCGCTCAACATTATCACGGTGCAGATTAACATGGATACAGTGAATTTCCTAGGCATCTCTATTGTGGGACAGTCGAACCGGGGCGGCGATGGTGGCATTTACGTCGGTAGCATAATGAAAGGAGGTGCGGTTGCACTGGATGGGCGAATCGAGCCGGGTGACATGATACTGCAAGTGAACGACGTGAACTTTGAGAACATGACCAACGACGAAGCCGTCCGGGTGTTGCGTGAGGTAGTGCAAAAACCGGGCCCAATCAAGCTAGTGGTGGCCAAATGCTGGGACCCAAACCCGAAGGGATATTTTACGATTCCGCGCACCGAACCGGTACGACCGATCGATCCGGGTGCGTGGGTAGCACACACGGCGGCACTACGCTCGCAGGATACGATCAACACCGATCTGCCCGAATCGGTGCTTGAACGCCTGCATGCCGATATGGACATGAAAGATATTGTACGTGCAATGACAAAGCCCGACAGTGGGCTTGAGATTCGTGACCGCATGTGGTTGAAGATCACCATCCCGAATGCATTTATCGGTGCGGACGTTGTCAACTGGATACTGGAACACGTGGACGGTATAGGCGATCGTAGGGAGGCTCGCAAGTACGTCTCAGTGATGTTGAGGCGTGGCTATATCAAGCATACGGTCAACAAGCTAACGTTCTCGGAACAATGCTATTACGTCGTCGGTAATGGCATCCGACAGGATATCTCGAACATGTCGCTCGAGGACACGGAAAGCATGCTGAGCGACATCGCGCCACTGCCGAATCCGCCAATCTACATGACGTACTCCGGCAACTACAACCCGTCGCATGGCTATCAACCGATCCAGTATGGGTGCACCGGTGAGCGGCATCCGTCGTCCGGATCGAGCAGCTCAGATATCCTCACGAGCAAGGACACGTCGGCATCCCAGAGTGACCTTGCAGCCGTCATACAGCAGACCAACCAGATGACGATCGCGAACGCATCGAACAAATCTTCCGGATCCTCGAACCGCG CTACACTTCGTTTCGGTGAAGGAAAAAGCAACGGAG ACTTTAAGACAACGAGAGTGGGCAGCGGCGGTGGTGGCATCGGTGGCAAGCTGATCAGCACGAACGATGACGAGGGATATGAGGACAGCATCTACTTCCAGCATCAACCGATGCAACCGACTctgcagcatcagcagcagcagcagcatccacTACAGCATCAGCAATCGTTCGGCCGGAATGGCAGTGGCCGAAAGGAACCGGGACACATCTACAACAATCAGTAG
- the LOC125761036 gene encoding segment polarity protein dishevelled isoform X4: MDDKNSTGSGGGGGGSSTGGGSGGGGGETKVIYHIDDETTPYLVKIPLPAPQVTLKDFKLVLNKQNINYKYFFKSMDADFGVVKEEIADDSTILPCFNGKVVSWLVTADGSNQSDCSELQPTEMIDGRPTLAQLRSMNKPTMNNMMNMPMNPLTYQSASVVSSDLDSTSLFETESEITLDRDMTECSSVQRLQVRKKPQRRKKRAPSMSRTSSYSSITDSTMSLNIITVQINMDTVNFLGISIVGQSNRGGDGGIYVGSIMKGGAVALDGRIEPGDMILQVNDVNFENMTNDEAVRVLREVVQKPGPIKLVVAKCWDPNPKGYFTIPRTEPVRPIDPGAWVAHTAALRSQDTINTDLPESVLERLHADMDMKDIVRAMTKPDSGLEIRDRMWLKITIPNAFIGADVVNWILEHVDGIGDRREARKYVSVMLRRGYIKHTVNKLTFSEQCYYVVGNGIRQDISNMSLEDTESMLSDIAPLPNPPIYMTYSGNYNPSHGYQPIQYGCTGERHPSSGSSSSDILTSKDTSASQSDLAAVIQQTNQMTIANASNKSSGSSNRDFKTTRVGSGGGGIGGKLISTNDDEGYEDSIYFQHQPMQPTLQHQQQQQHPLQHQQSFGRNGSGRKEPGHIYNNQ; this comes from the exons ATGGACGATAAAAACTCAACCGGAAGTGGCGGAGGAGGTGGTGGCAGCAGCACAGGTGGTGGaagtggtggcggtggtggcgaAACGAAAGTGATCTATCACATCGACGATGAAACGACACCGTACCTAGTGAAGATACCGTTACCGGCGCCACAGGTGACACTGAAAGACTTCAAGCTGGTACTGAACAAGCAGAACATCAACTACAAATACTTTTTCAAATCGATGGATGCGGACTTTGGCGTGGTAAAGGAGGAGATCGCGGACGACTCGACCATTCTGCCGTGTTTTAATGGAAAGGTCGTTTCGTGGTTGGTCACTGCGGACGGCTCAAATCAGTCCGACTGTTCCGAGCTGCAGCCAACGGAGATGATCGATGGACGACCAACATTGGCCCAGCTGCGCAGTATGAATAAACCGACGATGAACAATATGATGAATATGCCAATGAATCCGCTCACCTACCAGTCGGCATCGGTCGTATCGAGTGATCTTGATTCGACCAGCCTCTTTGAAACGGAAAGCGAAATAACGCTCGATCGCGACATGACGGAGTGCAGCAGCGTGCAGCGGTTGCAAGTACGCAAGAAGCCCCAGCGGCGTAAAAAGCGCGCCCCATCGATGTCACGCACTTCGTCCTACAGCTCGATCACCGATTCGACGATGTCGCTCAACATTATCACGGTGCAGATTAACATGGATACAGTGAATTTCCTAGGCATCTCTATTGTGGGACAGTCGAACCGGGGCGGCGATGGTGGCATTTACGTCGGTAGCATAATGAAAGGAGGTGCGGTTGCACTGGATGGGCGAATCGAGCCGGGTGACATGATACTGCAAGTGAACGACGTGAACTTTGAGAACATGACCAACGACGAAGCCGTCCGGGTGTTGCGTGAGGTAGTGCAAAAACCGGGCCCAATCAAGCTAGTGGTGGCCAAATGCTGGGACCCAAACCCGAAGGGATATTTTACGATTCCGCGCACCGAACCGGTACGACCGATCGATCCGGGTGCGTGGGTAGCACACACGGCGGCACTACGCTCGCAGGATACGATCAACACCGATCTGCCCGAATCGGTGCTTGAACGCCTGCATGCCGATATGGACATGAAAGATATTGTACGTGCAATGACAAAGCCCGACAGTGGGCTTGAGATTCGTGACCGCATGTGGTTGAAGATCACCATCCCGAATGCATTTATCGGTGCGGACGTTGTCAACTGGATACTGGAACACGTGGACGGTATAGGCGATCGTAGGGAGGCTCGCAAGTACGTCTCAGTGATGTTGAGGCGTGGCTATATCAAGCATACGGTCAACAAGCTAACGTTCTCGGAACAATGCTATTACGTCGTCGGTAATGGCATCCGACAGGATATCTCGAACATGTCGCTCGAGGACACGGAAAGCATGCTGAGCGACATCGCGCCACTGCCGAATCCGCCAATCTACATGACGTACTCCGGCAACTACAACCCGTCGCATGGCTATCAACCGATCCAGTATGGGTGCACCGGTGAGCGGCATCCGTCGTCCGGATCGAGCAGCTCAGATATCCTCACGAGCAAGGACACGTCGGCATCCCAGAGTGACCTTGCAGCCGTCATACAGCAGACCAACCAGATGACGATCGCGAACGCATCGAACAAATCTTCCGGATCCTCGAACCGCG ACTTTAAGACAACGAGAGTGGGCAGCGGCGGTGGTGGCATCGGTGGCAAGCTGATCAGCACGAACGATGACGAGGGATATGAGGACAGCATCTACTTCCAGCATCAACCGATGCAACCGACTctgcagcatcagcagcagcagcagcatccacTACAGCATCAGCAATCGTTCGGCCGGAATGGCAGTGGCCGAAAGGAACCGGGACACATCTACAACAATCAGTAG
- the LOC125761036 gene encoding segment polarity protein dishevelled isoform X5, producing MDDKNSTGSGGGGGGSSTGGGSGGGGGETKVIYHIDDETTPYLVKIPLPAPQVTLKDFKLVLNKQNINYKYFFKSMDADFGVVKEEIADDSTILPCFNGKVVSWLVTADGSNQSDCSELQPTEMIDGRPTLAQLRSMNKPTMNNMMNMPMNPLTYQSASVVSSDLDSTSLFETESEITLDRDMTECSSVQRLQVRKKPQRRKKRAPSMSRTSSYSSITDSTMSLNIITVQINMDTVNFLGISIVGQSNRGGDGGIYVGSIMKGGAVALDGRIEPGDMILQVNDVNFENMTNDEAVRVLREVVQKPGPIKLVVAKCWDPNPKGYFTIPRTEPVRPIDPGAWVAHTAALRSQDTINTDLPESVLERLHADMDMKDIVRAMTKPDSGLEIRDRMWLKITIPNAFIGADVVNWILEHVDGIGDRREARKYVSVMLRRGYIKHTVNKLTFSEQCYYVVGNGIRQDISNMSLEDTESMLSDIAPLPNPPIYMTYSGNYNPSHGYQPIQYGCTGERHPSSGSSSSDILTSKDTSASQSDLAAVIQQTNQMTIANASNKSSGSSNRGNEQDISATLRFGEGKSNGVLSYL from the exons ATGGACGATAAAAACTCAACCGGAAGTGGCGGAGGAGGTGGTGGCAGCAGCACAGGTGGTGGaagtggtggcggtggtggcgaAACGAAAGTGATCTATCACATCGACGATGAAACGACACCGTACCTAGTGAAGATACCGTTACCGGCGCCACAGGTGACACTGAAAGACTTCAAGCTGGTACTGAACAAGCAGAACATCAACTACAAATACTTTTTCAAATCGATGGATGCGGACTTTGGCGTGGTAAAGGAGGAGATCGCGGACGACTCGACCATTCTGCCGTGTTTTAATGGAAAGGTCGTTTCGTGGTTGGTCACTGCGGACGGCTCAAATCAGTCCGACTGTTCCGAGCTGCAGCCAACGGAGATGATCGATGGACGACCAACATTGGCCCAGCTGCGCAGTATGAATAAACCGACGATGAACAATATGATGAATATGCCAATGAATCCGCTCACCTACCAGTCGGCATCGGTCGTATCGAGTGATCTTGATTCGACCAGCCTCTTTGAAACGGAAAGCGAAATAACGCTCGATCGCGACATGACGGAGTGCAGCAGCGTGCAGCGGTTGCAAGTACGCAAGAAGCCCCAGCGGCGTAAAAAGCGCGCCCCATCGATGTCACGCACTTCGTCCTACAGCTCGATCACCGATTCGACGATGTCGCTCAACATTATCACGGTGCAGATTAACATGGATACAGTGAATTTCCTAGGCATCTCTATTGTGGGACAGTCGAACCGGGGCGGCGATGGTGGCATTTACGTCGGTAGCATAATGAAAGGAGGTGCGGTTGCACTGGATGGGCGAATCGAGCCGGGTGACATGATACTGCAAGTGAACGACGTGAACTTTGAGAACATGACCAACGACGAAGCCGTCCGGGTGTTGCGTGAGGTAGTGCAAAAACCGGGCCCAATCAAGCTAGTGGTGGCCAAATGCTGGGACCCAAACCCGAAGGGATATTTTACGATTCCGCGCACCGAACCGGTACGACCGATCGATCCGGGTGCGTGGGTAGCACACACGGCGGCACTACGCTCGCAGGATACGATCAACACCGATCTGCCCGAATCGGTGCTTGAACGCCTGCATGCCGATATGGACATGAAAGATATTGTACGTGCAATGACAAAGCCCGACAGTGGGCTTGAGATTCGTGACCGCATGTGGTTGAAGATCACCATCCCGAATGCATTTATCGGTGCGGACGTTGTCAACTGGATACTGGAACACGTGGACGGTATAGGCGATCGTAGGGAGGCTCGCAAGTACGTCTCAGTGATGTTGAGGCGTGGCTATATCAAGCATACGGTCAACAAGCTAACGTTCTCGGAACAATGCTATTACGTCGTCGGTAATGGCATCCGACAGGATATCTCGAACATGTCGCTCGAGGACACGGAAAGCATGCTGAGCGACATCGCGCCACTGCCGAATCCGCCAATCTACATGACGTACTCCGGCAACTACAACCCGTCGCATGGCTATCAACCGATCCAGTATGGGTGCACCGGTGAGCGGCATCCGTCGTCCGGATCGAGCAGCTCAGATATCCTCACGAGCAAGGACACGTCGGCATCCCAGAGTGACCTTGCAGCCGTCATACAGCAGACCAACCAGATGACGATCGCGAACGCATCGAACAAATCTTCCGGATCCTCGAACCGCGGTAATGAGCAAGACATTTCAG CTACACTTCGTTTCGGTGAAGGAAAAAGCAACGGAG TTTTGAGCTATTTAtga